CATTTTCAGCATCAACTGCATCAACACATTACAAGAATTCAACGGAAATGGCAATCCCCATAAACTACCAAGCAGGTCCATTATAACTGAAAAAGTGAAGATAATAGATGAAATGGTAACTTACTACTAAATTCTAAAAAATATGTGCCAAAATTATGCAGAACGATTTCAAAGATTAGCTAAGCAAAAATCTAGCCACTAATGCCACTTAATCACAGGATTTTGTAGTGTCGCAAGACCACAGTGCTGACATAGTTCAGACCTCAGAAGGGGAGTAAATTGCTAAAAGATTCCTAGAAGAATTATATACTGATTATTCCATCTGAGTTTCCAGATTCCAAATGATTAACACAACAAGCATCTTATACCATCAAATGTAGAAAGATAAATGCCAAGATACCATATCCAATCTTTTCCAATTTTGAGGCTACAGTATTGAAGGCTTTTGATATATGATACAGTGCCCGTCCCTGCCACATGAGTAAACAACTGGATTTAAGATGGTATTGAAAAAGGGGGAAGAATAAATATATTCATAAGGTTACAATATACAGTACAAActtaaaaatcatcaatcaaaatccACAATAATATGCTATGACAATTTCAGACTGACACATTGAAAACTTGTAGCTTTTCCTCAGTCAATGGAAAAAACATGCAACTAGTAATAACTTGTAGCTTCTCCTCAGTCAAAGAATAAAGGGTGGATGCTATGACTCGCTTACATAGTGTGCAATGGCTATGGTAAATTATATCGTAAGAGAATCAAATGGAGATGGCATATACTATACACATAACACTAGAATGAGACCTCCATAGTGGGAGGTGGATAGGGCAATTCCTAAATCTGCATAactaacaaaaagaaagaacaaacaGTCATAATTCATTACAACTGAAAACATGAAAAAAATTTATCCAAGAACTACCAATCCCGCCATGCAGGTGGTTTAAACCTATACTAAATCCAAAAATAGGAAGCAAGATTCTCAGTGGAAAAAATCACAGCccaaattaacaaaataatgttgTATTTCAATTAATTGCGAGTTACTCTGAATGCATGAGAGGCAAGTCTGGCATGGGCTCAACATATGTAACCTAGAGTAACATGACAGAGGTGTTCCTGAATGTGTGCAACTGCAACATCAACTTGGGAACAAGTAATATCAAGAATTACACCACGGTAGCCAGCAAACTACAAAATATTTAAGTGAAACACAGGTATAGCCATTTATAAAGCAGATACTTGAAAGTTTATGTGCTCCAATCTTTGCAAGCTCTCCAAACCAAATGTGACTAAAAGATTTTGTTTTTTCCAGTTTTTGCATAATtcagaaaaaggaaaggaacaCTACCCCCCTCGCTTCACTCTCCGCTATCAAGCACAGCCTCAGGACAAAATGTTAAAAGAAGAATACATGTCCAAACCAATCAAAAATCTCATCCAACTGGATAACAGAAACTCAAGAACAGTTTCCAAATGAATGAATTTGCATAAGTTGCCACAATTGCAAGATCATTGCTTCATACATTTACCAACAAAAAAACAAGATAATAGCTAAAAGATACTAACAAGTCGAGATGCAAACACATTGCAAAGCTGAGGAGCTTGGTATATTGACCCATCCAGGACATAATAAGTGAGCATCGGGATTACTTTCTCAGGGCCATCCCTCTTTTGTTTACGGATGACAAAAAGATGGGGCTCCATAGCTTCACTTAAGGTGTACTCTGTACCCGTCATTTTCCTGCATAGCGACAAGCACACTATATAGTCATACAAGGGATTTGTCATGTTCCTCACCGCTTCTGGTTATGCTTAAACTTAAAAATATTGCCCTGCTTTTCCTCAAAATATCAATAGTGCTTCATACCTGCAAGCTTTCCTAGACTATAAAATGAGATATAAGGAATAAAATTACCAATCAACATACAGTTGCCAAAAGCATCATTTTTAACTAGGTCATCTACATCTCATGCACTTAGCTTCTTCAACCGGGCACTCATTGCTgaccatgtttaaatttcacatccaaattcaaaaaaggaaaagatactCAGGGAAAAAGAATAATTGGAAGGAacgaaagaaaaagaagctaACCAACAAAACCTCAACGCTGATTCAAATCACCAACCAATTTATAAACAACTTTTCTCTCTCCAACAATTTAAACATAATTAACATCAATTATTCCCCAGCTCCCCATCAAATATTAAGACTAACAAATAGGGAATCCACAGACTAAAATCTGTACATTCTAAAATAACCAAGCCGCGTATCAACCAAACATGACATCCAAAACCAATTAAAGAGCCAATCAAATTATCAACACTTATTCTAGACATGGGTTAGGGAGTGCGGGATTGAGAGACAGAGACAGAGACGGAGAGAGAGGAAGAAGCTTACGAGAGATGGGAGGCATCAAGGGGGTGAATGGAGCGTAGACGGAGCTGTTCATTGTTGCAAGTCCACTCATAGAATGGCGAGAGAGCAAAGTAATCGAAGACTAAGTTTCGGTCAAGAGGGTAGGTGTTCAGCCATAGCTGGTCCCTGAAGCATATTCCGGTCATGTCCGTCCCCGGAAGTGGTGGAGCTGGGGGTGCTACTCCGTCAATGTTCGCGCTCCCCGCTGGTGCACTCGGCGTCGCAGCCATCTTTTCCTACTCCCAAGTCTCAATTGGTTTAGGCAGAATTTCTTCCACTTTCCCGTTCAAACAAACGCCTTTCTTGTTCTACTGACGAAAGACCGGTTGGCATAGGCAATGTGGGCCCAATAcagtcacctaaaaaaaaaaaaggaatacactaacaaaaaaattgaagCAATGACACTTTAGGGGGCAAAAAAAGCACAAAAACGAATAGAGCATGGTCTGTATCTCCTTGTCCTTGTAACATTGGTTTTAATACCATTTTTTAACTTGATTTTCGATTTAAACAATGTCAACTTCAATAAACATGAAACCAAATATTTAAAGTGAAAACATAAAGAATCAGGACACTAACCAAGTTACGAGATAATGAACGAAGACCCCGTTGAGCTTTGCCAGAGGCATTTCCTGTCCACAGATGAGAGAAAGGAAGAGTCGATTCAAATTGAGGGGGCCAAATATACGGATGGAGATAGGGAGAGGAGGAGAATTGGTGGAGCAAAAGAGGATTTGTGGGCGGAGGAGTGGCGGAGAAAGAGAAAGCGAGGAGGAGTTGTGCGATCAATAAAAGTAGCTAGTAAGGAGAATGAAATGTCTTGCCCTACCGAATGtattttatccattttttaTGTCCCAACATAATTGATTTCTGTCTGGATATATTTCTCATTTCATTCATAAAGGCCTTTGAATTAATATTATGCTTCTCACTAcattatcttgtatttgtgTTTTTCGTTATTATTAAAAGCTATTAATAAATCTTTATCCTTTGATTAAATTACCTATTACAAGGAATTAATCCCCATGTGGGATATGTAAttaatttatcatttgattcgTAAAGttttgaataaatatttgtTCCCGTCATTAAATTACAGTATTATAGAAGGAATTAATGTGTACGTTAAAAAAATTATCGTTTATATTATTCTTATTAATTATTAAATGTCCAATAATTATTTGGATAAAAAGTTTATTGTTGTGATTAATATATTTAGACAATTAGTTTGTTTTTGGTGTAGTTTATATTATTCTTATTATTAAATGAGGCATTATTGTTTCCACAAAATGTTTATCCTTCTGATTAAATTACTTCATATAAATAATTAGTTtgtttcaaaattaaataatttaggTTTTATATCATTTTCATTGAATGTAATGTCATTTTCATTATTAATTTagtaaattatttttgtttacttttcattaaaaaatagCATGATGGTTatcattataatttttaaataataatgcTTTCCCTATTAAATTATTTGGTCTAAACAAATTATTACTAACTTTGAattatcttttgatttttttaaatggAGAAAATATTAAAGAAGAGTGCTAATGTCATTTTCTTTTGGAGTAAGTCATTCTTCAGCAAAAAATTGTATCTTATTgaacccacttttcttttagaAGCTGCCATTTCATACTAACTACTTCCTAAGAATAATGGTCATCATGAtcatgcacttttttttttaagaaaacacaGCATTCATTCACTCATTCAAACCTTTAATTACAGCATTCAATGAGAGCACATTCTTAATATACTATAATTTTTCACATTAATTAAACACAATTCTTTTTAAATATCAATGCATTTTTCCACAATTCTTCTTCTTTCACCTTTTTTCAGTTAAAATGTTTCCATCCATCCATTCTCTATTGTATGATTTCAATATTTTGATCATTCTTTACCAAATACTCTATCAGAAATCTATTCTTATGTAATTTAAATACTTGTTAATTTGAACACACCATATCTGCTATATATATTCAATATAAATCGAAATTATTTCCCCAATAAACAATCCTTGTTTAAACTTCCAAAATATTCTCCTACTACTTAATCcggaaaaacaaaaacacactTATACATCCAAACCCATTCTTAACATAATTACACTTAATCTTGGGCACTATAATATATGCAAAACTATGCATAGCACGGTTTTACCGCCTCTTAGTAATATAACAAATTGGCAGTTGCAAGGATGAAATCATTCAAATTATGTACATTCATAATTTTAGAATTGAAGGCATAGCATTTGAATCGTATGAATGCACACAAAAGCTGAGAAGAATTAGAGAGCACAAGAAATTATAgaagaatttttctttttgttttggatCAATGATACAttttgaacaagaaattttctatCATAACATTCACAATGCAGTTAAATGGACCAAATTATCCAAAGCATGTACATTTGATTGAAGCCATAATGTTTGAATCATATGAATGCACATGAAAGCTGAGATGATTTAGAGAGCACAAGAAAATATAGAGAATTTTTTGTTAGTTTGAATCAATGATACATTTTATCCGAACAAATGTCTATCAAAGATAATAATTACAATATAGTTTCTCATTTCCATAAAGATCATGATCTTAAACCTTTCTTTCATCAATTTGACTTCAACCACTTTCTTTCATCAGTCTAATTTATAACCAACCTAAACCGAAGCATTACAAGTGCTAAATCCAATAGTGATAGTAACCAATTCAACAGGTCACATTCAAATAGCATTGGTACCtgaggaagaaaatgaaagggaaaaaaatggaaaacgaCAATCAATCCATGAGGTCATGATCTTGCAAAGGTTTCCATGAGTAGATTGTCTTTTTATTCTAAAAATATACTCCATCTAGAAAGggacaaaatacaaaaaagaattacaaacaGTATAACATGAACTGGCTTTATCCATGCAAAAGGTTTGAAATAGTACATCTCACGATATGCTTGTTTTGCATATTTCCATGTTTTTGGTTGGAAATGTTAAAACCTAAGAACCAATAAATCAAGGTGCGAAGTAAAATTTGTCAAAGCagtgaaaaaatatttttgtaacTACAGGGTCTTTTAAGTTTCAAATTTAGAACTCCAAATCCCAAACTACATGTAGATTTTACTTCCCATCTTTTTAGTTCATTTACAATTTGTTGGATCACCAAATAAGCAGGTGAATTTTGAGGTTGTAAGAAACTCGTGATTCTTTCTTCCCAAAGCCAACCTCCTGTTCAAATTCATAAAGGACCCTTTCTTTTATAGGCtaaggttccgtttgataaaactgaatctgaattctgaagtctgaattctgaaatctgaatactgaaacaattaatttgctgaattttaagcactgaaaaaaatatatgaatgtctgaattttaatgctaaacctatttatactgtttgctAAATATTTAtagctgaatgcttaataagtttaatttgacaattttgcccttatatcctttcattcaaaaaagaaatagaatctatgatttaattagtttaaaattgttaggtatgaaaatgacaatatttatttttaaatcaaattaatataaaatatgaaatatattatatgatgagtatggagaagatgtgaaagtcattaaaagggagaaaagagaaactaaaaatcgttagatagagaatattatgttgtttaattagataagaattttgaacataattaacaaacaagggtagatttggtagataagataaggtagctgaagtaattttattgattcttatcagaattaagcattcagttaggattcttgtgctgaaaaaaatacacacaggttcagcactacttaacaagttcagcaaatagattttcatttatcaaacactcaaaacatctaaatgtctgaaaaaattcagattcagcacttttttatgttatcaaacagacccaaACCAACACCATGTTAAGTGCTACTGCCAAACATACATCCCACTGTACAACGAAAAATTTGACAAGGCCATACACCTTATAATTTTACATCACAAGCCTCCAAATTATGACAATATTGAGataactaataaaaaaaattagcttCTTGAAAAACTTGCTAGagaattttttgttatttaataGAATATGTTTTTGAGGATATACTGCCTATACAAAAGTGGTTAGCTCATGAAAATTAAGAAAACaagatattgaaaaaaaatcaatggCAGTCTTCTATTATCACTAACCCCTTGTGGGTGTATGGTGAATCGGGCCAATTACATGTAGTAAATCAATCTTATTCCGATTgatcaatttcatttcatttgaaattttttccattttcatttgcAAAAATGTTAAGAATGTGGAATGTGTGACTAATCGCCTAGAAACAACTTCATCCAGGTTTGACAAAGTATGCAACTAATTCAACACAAAAAACTTTGCAAATGCACTTGCATGCTTCACAAGCAAGACTATGCAATTAATCCACATGGAGTTTGTAAGCAAGATCATACAATTCTACTTATAAGCTGATGTTTTCAAATAGAgccattttctctcttttttttttgaattaagtGTCATATTTTGAATGATTTGTATGTGTATTTGGGCTATTTGTTGAATATTTATGAGTAAAAGTTGTTcactttagggtttttcttagGATTGTTGTGTTTTAAGTATGGTTTAAagttaaaattcaaaactaatggtttaattaattaacgTGGTGTTTAATACTTGTGTTTTGATAGGTTTTGGAGCAAGGAGCTAATTCATGAttaaaagagcttaaagagcatTAAAGGGAGTATTTTGCATACCAATACATATTTAGGAAGtttggagaaagaaaaaaatcaaattgaaaCTGCTTTCAAAAAGTTAAGGGAGATAATTTCCAAATATGACTTGAATTCCAGAATGACATCTCTCTGTATTTCAAATATAATTTGAGATATGAACAtcgattgggatgattcttaaTGTGTTTTAAAGTCAAGATCCTGTAATACAACTTTTATGAGATATTGAGTCCATTCTTCATGTTTTTCTAAACAAATGTATGAATTACAGTAGTAGTTTCCCAGTGCtatgtttttgaaaatttctaaaGTTATCTTCTGACTAGTTAGTGATATTTTGGATATAATTCCGTATTTAACTATCCAAATGACCTGATTTTTTTATCTAATAGAAATGTAACTCAATTGGCAACAATTTCCTATTTTTTATCCTAGTTGGTTCATCATTCTtcataaaatatttttacttcAACTCTGTGAGAAAACCATCCTATTCCCATTTTGAAATGGATTTTGCAAGGCTCTATAAATAGACCAAGGCAAAACGACTTGGGCCATGAGAGAGGCTCGGTGGAAGCTAAAGACAATTTCAATTTTCACcttaaagtatttttttttttaatggtagTATAAGTTAGCgtagtttcttttatttttcttctaattaggGTTCTTATTTGTAATTCAACATTGAAGGAAGATTGGAAAGCTGAAGAGAGGAGGATAGTTTTTCTTCCACTTTTGGCTAAGATTTTCTTAACCCTTAACTCTTTTTTCTTGTAATCATAGTTCAATGTTTAGTTTCAATTTAAgcttgttacttttttttttttgtcttttttaccATTATGAGTAGATAGGTCTTGTTCTTAGAGCTAGTTAGGAGGTTCATTATATAGAAGGTCTGTGATCAGTAGAGACTAATGATTGAGGAGAATCTATTGTGAAATTTAGTCCTCTTCAGTTGTAAAGATTTCTTAACATAACCCGTTTGAAAACTCGGTTGGATTGtgaaacttgatttttgacttcttttttttcttttgttgatttttttctttttgtttttggacaTTTTATACTTTGCTAAACCACTAAAGACCAATCAGTCCTAATTCTCAAGACTTTTCAT
This Coffea arabica cultivar ET-39 chromosome 3e, Coffea Arabica ET-39 HiFi, whole genome shotgun sequence DNA region includes the following protein-coding sequences:
- the LOC113736720 gene encoding mediator of RNA polymerase II transcription subunit 6, with protein sequence MAATPSAPAGSANIDGVAPPAPPLPGTDMTGICFRDQLWLNTYPLDRNLVFDYFALSPFYEWTCNNEQLRLRSIHPLDASHLSKMTGTEYTLSEAMEPHLFVIRKQKRDGPEKVIPMLTYYVLDGSIYQAPQLCNVFASRLGRALYHISKAFNTVASKLEKIGYVDAENETTASESKASKETIDFKEIKRVDHILASLQRKLPAAPPAPAFPEGYTPPTTAEGEKGSEDQQAELQTATLDPIIDQGPSKRVKL